The Pocillopora verrucosa isolate sample1 chromosome 14, ASM3666991v2, whole genome shotgun sequence genome has a segment encoding these proteins:
- the LOC131776495 gene encoding MAM domain-containing glycosylphosphatidylinositol anchor protein 2 isoform X1 → MAVQVRFSFQEAKGLTSRPNEGKMKLAMPFLHAIVLLVLAGGIQCSPVKGNFSFLINQDLEVRRVYTAIESAAVFNCTTNDLTANVTLNRTDNQLRQEKITRNGAVFTIRRITRHDAGHYLCVAKRKNGQVITRKILLYIDSRTPSVTVDPHKNRRVLHGSPLKYVCEGNMGTLTWFKDGVELPTDSLPGVSVFSSHGPNGILEKDLVISQADFAHSGRYRCLLTLKGFTSFQYVEVSVKAPEPASITSVTPHSIFVNDTDSGPDVELDCRVSGFPPPKITWTKDGKEIKKCYKSHPCEKIQRYILTSHNGLIIRKKNLSHDDQGVYRCEAENAFGRAFKEIVVDLPSPPVLDKLKGREKIVKWYAGQKKSIVFSCHATRGAPRLRFKWFIAFGSTKMFVSSKNKFYEGCFTQRDGAKSSILETPGKQASSCFAWRLQVKCSVENDYGKDEVVYTLLEISSPSNARD, encoded by the exons ATGGCGGTGCAAGTTAGATTTTCATTTCAAGAGGCTAAAGG GCTCACATCAAGACCCAACGAAGGAAAAATGAAGTTAGCAATGCCATTTCTTCATGCTATCGTGCTGCTAGTGTTAGCTG GTGGCATTCAGTGTTCTCCAGtaaaagggaatttttcttttctcatcaatCAAGACTTGGAAGTGAGAAGAGTATACACAGCCATTGAAAGTGCTGCTGTGTTCAACTGCACAACAAATGACTTAACTGCTAACGTCACATTGAATCGAACTGACAACCAACTTAGACAAGAAAAAATAACCAGAAATGGTGCAGTCTTCACTATTCGTCGCATCACAAGACATGATGCAGGTCACTACTTATGTGTTGCTAAGAGGAAGAATGGACAAGTTATCACCAGAAAGATCTTATTATATATTGATTCCA GAACTCCTAGTGTTACTGTTGACCCTCATAAGAATAGGAGAGTTTTACATGGTTCCCCTCTTAAATATGTCTGTGAGGGTAATATGGGAACGCTGACTTGGTTCAAAGATGGCGTGGAACTTCCAACAGATAGTTTGCCAGGTGTCAGTGTCTTCTCCTCACATGGTCCTAATGGAATTTTGGAAAAGGATCTGGTCATCTCACAGGCTGACTTTGCACATAGTGGCAGATACAGATGTCTGTTAACTTTAAAAGGATTCACATCTTTTCAATATGTAGAAGTCAGTGTCAAAG CTCCAGAACCTGCTAGTATCACATCTGTAACACCCCATAGCATATTTGTCAATGACACAGACAGTGGTCCAGATGTAGAACTTGATTGTCGAGTCAGTGGTTTCCCTCCACCAAAGATAACATGGACAAAAGATggcaaagaaataaagaagtgTTATAAAAGCCACCCATGTGAAAAGATTCAGCGATATATTTTAACATCCCACAATGGTTTGATCATTCGGAAGAAGAATCTCAGTCATGATGATCAAGGAGTATATCGCTGTGAAGCAGAGAATGCTTTTGGAAGGGCTTTCAAAGAGATTGTTGTTGATCTTCCAA GTCCTCCTGTATTAGACAAACTAAAGGGAAGagagaaaattgtgaaatggtATGCAGGGCAGAAAAAGTCAATTGTCTTTTCATGTCATGCTACACGAGGTGCCCCACGGCTACGTTTTAAGTGGTTTATAGCATTTGGTTCGACTAAAATGTTTGTCTCgtctaaaaataaattttatgagGGGTGTTTTACTCAAAGAGACGGGGCTAAAAGCAGCATCCTAGAAACACCTGGGAAACAAGCATCTTCATGTTTCGCCTGGCGCCTTCAAGTGAAGTGCTCCGTGGAAAATGATTATGGAAAAGATGAGGTGGTTTATACACTTTTGGAGATCTCCTCTCCCTCTAATGCGCGAGACTAA
- the LOC131776495 gene encoding MAM domain-containing glycosylphosphatidylinositol anchor protein 2 isoform X2 — translation MLTSRPNEGKMKLAMPFLHAIVLLVLAGGIQCSPVKGNFSFLINQDLEVRRVYTAIESAAVFNCTTNDLTANVTLNRTDNQLRQEKITRNGAVFTIRRITRHDAGHYLCVAKRKNGQVITRKILLYIDSRTPSVTVDPHKNRRVLHGSPLKYVCEGNMGTLTWFKDGVELPTDSLPGVSVFSSHGPNGILEKDLVISQADFAHSGRYRCLLTLKGFTSFQYVEVSVKAPEPASITSVTPHSIFVNDTDSGPDVELDCRVSGFPPPKITWTKDGKEIKKCYKSHPCEKIQRYILTSHNGLIIRKKNLSHDDQGVYRCEAENAFGRAFKEIVVDLPSPPVLDKLKGREKIVKWYAGQKKSIVFSCHATRGAPRLRFKWFIAFGSTKMFVSSKNKFYEGCFTQRDGAKSSILETPGKQASSCFAWRLQVKCSVENDYGKDEVVYTLLEISSPSNARD, via the exons GCTCACATCAAGACCCAACGAAGGAAAAATGAAGTTAGCAATGCCATTTCTTCATGCTATCGTGCTGCTAGTGTTAGCTG GTGGCATTCAGTGTTCTCCAGtaaaagggaatttttcttttctcatcaatCAAGACTTGGAAGTGAGAAGAGTATACACAGCCATTGAAAGTGCTGCTGTGTTCAACTGCACAACAAATGACTTAACTGCTAACGTCACATTGAATCGAACTGACAACCAACTTAGACAAGAAAAAATAACCAGAAATGGTGCAGTCTTCACTATTCGTCGCATCACAAGACATGATGCAGGTCACTACTTATGTGTTGCTAAGAGGAAGAATGGACAAGTTATCACCAGAAAGATCTTATTATATATTGATTCCA GAACTCCTAGTGTTACTGTTGACCCTCATAAGAATAGGAGAGTTTTACATGGTTCCCCTCTTAAATATGTCTGTGAGGGTAATATGGGAACGCTGACTTGGTTCAAAGATGGCGTGGAACTTCCAACAGATAGTTTGCCAGGTGTCAGTGTCTTCTCCTCACATGGTCCTAATGGAATTTTGGAAAAGGATCTGGTCATCTCACAGGCTGACTTTGCACATAGTGGCAGATACAGATGTCTGTTAACTTTAAAAGGATTCACATCTTTTCAATATGTAGAAGTCAGTGTCAAAG CTCCAGAACCTGCTAGTATCACATCTGTAACACCCCATAGCATATTTGTCAATGACACAGACAGTGGTCCAGATGTAGAACTTGATTGTCGAGTCAGTGGTTTCCCTCCACCAAAGATAACATGGACAAAAGATggcaaagaaataaagaagtgTTATAAAAGCCACCCATGTGAAAAGATTCAGCGATATATTTTAACATCCCACAATGGTTTGATCATTCGGAAGAAGAATCTCAGTCATGATGATCAAGGAGTATATCGCTGTGAAGCAGAGAATGCTTTTGGAAGGGCTTTCAAAGAGATTGTTGTTGATCTTCCAA GTCCTCCTGTATTAGACAAACTAAAGGGAAGagagaaaattgtgaaatggtATGCAGGGCAGAAAAAGTCAATTGTCTTTTCATGTCATGCTACACGAGGTGCCCCACGGCTACGTTTTAAGTGGTTTATAGCATTTGGTTCGACTAAAATGTTTGTCTCgtctaaaaataaattttatgagGGGTGTTTTACTCAAAGAGACGGGGCTAAAAGCAGCATCCTAGAAACACCTGGGAAACAAGCATCTTCATGTTTCGCCTGGCGCCTTCAAGTGAAGTGCTCCGTGGAAAATGATTATGGAAAAGATGAGGTGGTTTATACACTTTTGGAGATCTCCTCTCCCTCTAATGCGCGAGACTAA
- the LOC131776495 gene encoding MAM domain-containing glycosylphosphatidylinositol anchor protein 2 isoform X3, whose amino-acid sequence MKLAMPFLHAIVLLVLAGGIQCSPVKGNFSFLINQDLEVRRVYTAIESAAVFNCTTNDLTANVTLNRTDNQLRQEKITRNGAVFTIRRITRHDAGHYLCVAKRKNGQVITRKILLYIDSRTPSVTVDPHKNRRVLHGSPLKYVCEGNMGTLTWFKDGVELPTDSLPGVSVFSSHGPNGILEKDLVISQADFAHSGRYRCLLTLKGFTSFQYVEVSVKAPEPASITSVTPHSIFVNDTDSGPDVELDCRVSGFPPPKITWTKDGKEIKKCYKSHPCEKIQRYILTSHNGLIIRKKNLSHDDQGVYRCEAENAFGRAFKEIVVDLPSPPVLDKLKGREKIVKWYAGQKKSIVFSCHATRGAPRLRFKWFIAFGSTKMFVSSKNKFYEGCFTQRDGAKSSILETPGKQASSCFAWRLQVKCSVENDYGKDEVVYTLLEISSPSNARD is encoded by the exons ATGAAGTTAGCAATGCCATTTCTTCATGCTATCGTGCTGCTAGTGTTAGCTG GTGGCATTCAGTGTTCTCCAGtaaaagggaatttttcttttctcatcaatCAAGACTTGGAAGTGAGAAGAGTATACACAGCCATTGAAAGTGCTGCTGTGTTCAACTGCACAACAAATGACTTAACTGCTAACGTCACATTGAATCGAACTGACAACCAACTTAGACAAGAAAAAATAACCAGAAATGGTGCAGTCTTCACTATTCGTCGCATCACAAGACATGATGCAGGTCACTACTTATGTGTTGCTAAGAGGAAGAATGGACAAGTTATCACCAGAAAGATCTTATTATATATTGATTCCA GAACTCCTAGTGTTACTGTTGACCCTCATAAGAATAGGAGAGTTTTACATGGTTCCCCTCTTAAATATGTCTGTGAGGGTAATATGGGAACGCTGACTTGGTTCAAAGATGGCGTGGAACTTCCAACAGATAGTTTGCCAGGTGTCAGTGTCTTCTCCTCACATGGTCCTAATGGAATTTTGGAAAAGGATCTGGTCATCTCACAGGCTGACTTTGCACATAGTGGCAGATACAGATGTCTGTTAACTTTAAAAGGATTCACATCTTTTCAATATGTAGAAGTCAGTGTCAAAG CTCCAGAACCTGCTAGTATCACATCTGTAACACCCCATAGCATATTTGTCAATGACACAGACAGTGGTCCAGATGTAGAACTTGATTGTCGAGTCAGTGGTTTCCCTCCACCAAAGATAACATGGACAAAAGATggcaaagaaataaagaagtgTTATAAAAGCCACCCATGTGAAAAGATTCAGCGATATATTTTAACATCCCACAATGGTTTGATCATTCGGAAGAAGAATCTCAGTCATGATGATCAAGGAGTATATCGCTGTGAAGCAGAGAATGCTTTTGGAAGGGCTTTCAAAGAGATTGTTGTTGATCTTCCAA GTCCTCCTGTATTAGACAAACTAAAGGGAAGagagaaaattgtgaaatggtATGCAGGGCAGAAAAAGTCAATTGTCTTTTCATGTCATGCTACACGAGGTGCCCCACGGCTACGTTTTAAGTGGTTTATAGCATTTGGTTCGACTAAAATGTTTGTCTCgtctaaaaataaattttatgagGGGTGTTTTACTCAAAGAGACGGGGCTAAAAGCAGCATCCTAGAAACACCTGGGAAACAAGCATCTTCATGTTTCGCCTGGCGCCTTCAAGTGAAGTGCTCCGTGGAAAATGATTATGGAAAAGATGAGGTGGTTTATACACTTTTGGAGATCTCCTCTCCCTCTAATGCGCGAGACTAA
- the LOC131776509 gene encoding tachykinin-like peptides receptor 86C, with amino-acid sequence MNNSSVQPTKILNQDLSCSDAVTTLFTVLLSIVTLAAFIGNFVVIVSFIKTTSLKTSTNYYIVNMAVSDLFCACFNWPLFAAEGMLTSRQFISDHLASVVCKLGMYFRGISQVVSVLSLVLISVDRYVAIVFPLKIIVLDRRGVRLAFLTLTWIIPIVCGFPYVIYTEVVKVDDKTFCRTVWSRLLRVVFNFIGFVVFYCAPIFVMTILYARVIKTVRNRPNTADKTQDQMNSKRQKQHQKITKILISIVAAFFVCWTPLCIYLSLKMFHPDLIAKDKCLVFVALFFYLFPSFSTAINPVILFLFSSNYRQALTNMSLQVYYFFNKKFRVLGHANRRVGSSHGLDNVVLTAYVRGETASTICVKS; translated from the coding sequence ATGAACAATTCTTCTGTTCAACCGACAAAGATTCTAAATCAGGATCTGTCTTGTTCTGATGCAGTGACCACGTTATTTACAGTACTTCTTTCCATTGTAACACTAGCGGCTTTTATTGGAAACTTCGTTGTTATAGTATCCTTCATCAAAACCACGAGCCTTAAAACCAGTACTAACTATTACATAGTCAACATGGCCGTGTCAGACCTTTTCTGCGCATGTTTCAACTGGCCGCTGTTCGCAGCTGAGGGGATGTTAACAAGTCGACAATTTATCAGTGATCATTTGGCTTCAGTTGTTTGCAAACTGGGAATGTACTTCAGAGGAATATCACAAGTGGTGTCGGTTTTGAGCTTGGTTCTTATCTCTGTGGACAGATATGTGGCTATTGTATTCCCATTAAAGATCATAGTGTTGGATCGTAGAGGAGTACGACTTGCTTTCTTGACTCTCACCTGGATTATACCGATAGTTTGTGGTTTCCCGTATGTTATTTATACCGAAGTTGTCAAAGTCGACGATAAAACTTTCTGCAGAACTGTTTGGAGCAGATTGCTGAGAGTAGTCTTTAACTTTATAGGTTTTGTCGTATTTTATTGTGCGCCAATTTTTGTAATGACAATCCTTTATGCTCGCGTTATAAAAACTGTTAGGAATCGTCCAAATACAGCAGATAAGACACAAGACCAGATGAACAGCAAGAGACAAAAACAGCATCAGAAGATCACGAAAATATTAATATCGATTGTTGCGGCATTTTTCGTCTGTTGGACGCCACTTTGTATATATCTGTCGCTGAAAATGTTCCATCCGGATCTCATCGCGAAAGAcaaatgtttggtttttgtgGCTCTGTTTTTCTACTTGTTTCCATCTTTTAGTACAGCAATCAACCCTGtcattctgtttctttttagttcaaATTACCGCCAGGCATTGACGAACATGAGCCTTCAGGTGTACTActtctttaacaaaaaatttCGCGTGCTTGGACATGCTAATAGGCGTGTCGGATCATCGCACGGGCTGGACAATGTTGTTTTGACTGCATATGTCCGTGGAGAAACTGCTTCTACCATTTGTGTTAAATCTTAG
- the LOC131776587 gene encoding substance-P receptor-like has protein sequence MSSAFAKRVAMNISSFSTPTSSHPSPCQPCSNVVSTLFTVIISMVTLAALIGNVLIIASFFKTPNLRTRTNYYIINMAMSDLICACFSWPLYAVEGMLTRAEFFNQHSALILCKLGICFRAISQIVSVLCLVLTSVDRYAAIVHPVKITVMSNGKFRVILLLFSWIIPVCFAYPYYTFAEIVKVNNQTFCRVVWSTSAHTIFNAVGFVIFYCMPLAGITILYTHITKTLKNRPNIGNSVQEKHIRRRRDQHQKIMKILISIVAGFFTCWTPLCIYLALKMFHSGLFLQDKCFLLLGLFFYVFPSFSTAINPIILFQFSSKFRQAMKSFRIPFLDFNKCRRFLCIPKNRVGSVEIDHVGKAELS, from the exons ATGAG TTCAGCATTTGCGAAACGTGTAGCAATGAATATTTCCAGTTTTTCTACGCCTACTTCGAGTCACCCCAGTCCATGCCAGCCCTGTTCTAACGTGGTGTCCACGCTATTTACAGTTATTATATCCATGGTCACACTCGCGGCTCTGATTGGCAACGTTCTCATCATTGCAAGTTTTTTCAAAACTCCCAACCTGAGGACGAGGACTAATTATTATATAATCAACATGGCCATGTCTGACCTCATTTGTGCATGTTTCAGCTGGCCACTTTATGCAGTTGAAGGAATGCTGACAAGAGCTGAGTTCTTCAACCAACACTCAGCCTTAATTCTCTGTAAACTGGGAATTTGCTTCAGGGCAATTTCACAAATAGTGTCCGTGTTATGCTTGGTTCTAACATCCGTCGACAGATATGCGGCTATCGTTCACCCAGTAAAGATAACGGTAATGAGTAATGGCAAATTTCGAGTTATTTTACTGTTGTTTTCTTGGATCATTCCTGTTTGCTTTGCTTACCCATATTACACGTTCGCTGAAATTGTGAAGGTAAATAACCAAACATTCTGTAGAGTAGTTTGGAGTACATCAGCTCACACAATTTTTAATGCTGTTGgatttgttatattttattgCATGCCTCTTGCTGGTATAACCATTCTCTATACTCACATCACAAAGACACTTAAAAATCGTCCAAATATAGGAAACTCAGTCCAAGAAAAGCACATCAGAAGAAGACGAGATCAACAtcagaaaataatgaaaatcttAATATCGATTGTTGCCGGCTTCTTTACTTGTTGGACACCACTTTGCATTTATTTGgcattaaaaatgtttcattcagggTTGTTTCTTCAAGATAAATGCTTCTTACTCCTAGGTTTGTTTTTCTACGTCTTTCCGTCATTCAGCACAGCAATCAATCCTATTATCCTTTTCCAGTTTAGTTCAAAATTTCGACAGGCGATGAAAAGCTTTCGTATTCCTTTTCTTGATTTCAATAAATGTCGCCGGTTTCTGTGCATACCCAAGAATAGGGTTGGATCAGTTGAAATAGATCATGTTGGTAAGGCTGAGTTAAGCTAG
- the LOC136278228 gene encoding neuropeptides capa receptor-like: MSSAFAKRVAMNISSFSTPTSSHPSPSQPCSNVVSTLFTVIISMVTLAALIGNVLIIASFFKTPNLRTRTNYYIINMAMSDLICACFSWPLYAVEGMLTRAEFFTQHSALILCKLGICFRAISQIVSVLCLVLTPVDRYAAIVHPVKITVMSNGKFRVILLLFSWIIPVCFAYPYYTFAEIVKVNNQTFCRVVWSTSANTIFNAVGFVIFYCMPLAGITILYTRITKTLKNRPNIGNSVQEKHIRRRRDQHRKLMKILTSIVASFFTCWTPLCIYLALKMFHAGLFLQDKCFLLLGLFFYVFPSFSTAINPIVLFQFSSKFRQAMKSFRIPFLAFNKCRRFLCIPKNGVGSVEIDHVGKAELSYMSLIFDGFGKTLIINNWS; encoded by the exons ATGAG TTCAGCATTTGCGAAACGTGTAGCAATGAATATTTCCAGTTTTTCTACGCCTACTTCGAGTCACCCCAGTCCAAGCCAACCCTGTTCTAACGTGGTGTCCACGCTATTTACAGTTATTATATCCATGGTCACACTCGCGGCTCTGATTGGCAACGTTCTCATCATTGCAAGTTTTTTCAAAACTCCCAACCTGAGGACGAGGACTAATTATTACATAATCAACATGGCCATGTCTGACCTCATTTGTGCATGTTTCAGCTGGCCACTTTATGCAGTCGAAGGAATGCTGACAAGAGCTGAGTTCTTCACCCAACACTCTGCCTTAATTCTCTGTAAACTGGGAATTTGCTTCAGGGCAATTTCACAAATAGTGTCCGTGTTATGCTTGGTTCTAACACCCGTCGACAGATATGCGGCTATCGTTCACCCAGTAAAGATAACGGTAATGAGTAATGGCAAATTTCGAGTTATTTTACTGTTGTTTTCTTGGATCATTCCTGTTTGCTTTGCTTACCCATATTACACGTTCGCTGAAATTGTGAAGGTAAATAACCAAACATTCTGTAGAGTAGTTTGGAGTACTTCAGCTAACACAATTTTTAATGCTGTTGgatttgttatattttattgCATGCCTCTTGCTGGTATAACCATTCTCTATACTCGCATCACAAAGACACTTAAAAATCGTCCAAACATAGGAAACTCAGTCCAAGAAAAGCATATCAGAAGAAGACGAGATCAACATCGGAAATTAATGAAAATCTTAACATCAATTGTTGCCAGCTTCTTTACTTGTTGGACACCACTTTGCATTTATTTGgcattaaaaatgtttcatgCAGGGTTGTTTCTTCAAGATAAATGCTTCTTACTCCTAGGTTTGTTTTTCTACGTCTTTCCGTCATTCAGCACAGCAATCAATCCTATTGTCCTTTTCCAGTTTAGTTCAAAATTTCGACAGGCGATGAAAAGCTTTCGTATTCCTTTTCTTGCTTTCAATAAATGTCGCCGGTTTCTGTGCATACCCAAGAATGGGGTTGGATCAGTTGAAATAGATCATGTTGGTAAGGCTGAGTTAAGCTATATGTCTCTCATATTTGACGGATTTGGAAAAACACTGATAATAAATAACTGGTCATAG
- the LOC131776575 gene encoding neuropeptide FF receptor 2-like — MINNYTMMNFSDSDSPCPNAISIFFTTSMVLVSMVAVLGNTLVIVSVCKTRSLRTSTNYYYVNMAISDFLSSLTIWPLYLTDEIITSRGSLLKGSLATAGCKVGVFFRMTSVIVSILSLVLIAVDRFIATVFPLKSTLVTGKVRTFLLFATWTISMAYCFPMLYYSRAEDFDQETFCKFAWNSNALMIYYITGLALFEIAPIIAIVILYSRVMSVLYKRIKPGTGARDSSSYQNRRNEQNRNILKIFKSIVVMFFISFSSFFVYLILKMTFPELFVKDKCKWILGFAYFVFPSLSSVINPIILFAFSTNFRQALCRL, encoded by the coding sequence ATGATAAACAACTATACGATGATGAATTTCAGTGATAGTGATTCACCATGCCCTAACGctatttccatatttttcacGACATCTATGGTCTTGGTAAGCATGGTTGCTGTACTTGGAAATACTCTGGTGATCGTTTCAGTATGTAAAACTCGAAGCCTTAGGACAAGTACTAATTACTACTACGTCAACATGGCCATTTCTGATTTCCTCTCAAGCCTCACCATTTGGCCGCTTTATCTTACAGACGAGATCATAACAAGCAGAGGAAGTCTGCTTAAAGGGTCTCTGGCCACTGCTGGTTGCAAAGTGGGAGTATTTTTCAGAATGACGTCAGTTATTGTGTCAATACTGAGCCTGGTGTTGATCGCTGTGGATAGATTCATCGCTACCGTGTTCCCATTAAAATCAACGTTGGTCACTGGGAAAGTCAGAACATTTCTGCTGTTTGCGACATGGACGATATCAATGGCATACTGCTTCCCGATGCTGTATTATTCCAGAGCCGAAGACTTTGATCAAGAAACTTTTTGCAAATTTGCATGGAATAGCAATGCTCTCATGATATATTACATAACTGGTTTGGCGTTGTTTGAGATTGCACCGATCATTGCCATTGTCATTCTTTACTCGCGGGTTATGAGTGTTTTGTATAAAAGGATTAAACCAGGAACTGGTGCGAGAGACAGCAGTTCTTATCAAAATCGGAGAAATGAGCAAAACCGAAACATTTTGAAGATATTCAAATCAATCGttgttatgtttttcatttctttttcttcctttttcgtTTATTTGATTCTCAAGATGACATTTCCTGAACTTTTCGTCAAAGACAAATGCAAGTGGATTCTTGGGTTCGCTTATTTTGTGTTTCCGTCGCTCAGTTCAGTAATTAATccaattattttgtttgcattcaGCACGAATTTCCGTCAAGCCCTGTGTAGATTGTAG
- the LOC131776496 gene encoding substance-K receptor: protein MINNYSHTMMNFSDSDSQCPDAISIFFTTSTAFLSMVAVLGNILVIVAVYKTRNLRTSTNYYYVNMAISDFLSSLTIWPLYLSNEIITSRGSLFKGSLATAGCKVGVFFRMTSVIVSILSLVLIAVDRFIATVFPLKSTLVTGKVRTFLLFATWTISMAYCFPMLYYSRAEDFGQETYCKFAWNSSALMIYYITGLALFEIAPIIAIVILYSRVMSVLQKRIKPGTGARNSSSYQNRRNEQNRNILKIFKSIVVMFFISFSFFFVYLILKMTFPELFVKDKCKWILGFAYFVFPSLSSVINPIILFAFSTNFRQALRKLWMFSLGRFFCGRKEKSELVEAGGLPAEETGFKSMAH from the coding sequence ATGATAAACAACTACAGCCATACGATGATGAATTTCAGTGATAGTGATTCACAATGCCCTGACgctatttctatatttttcacAACATCTACGGCTTTCCTAAGCATGGTTGCTGTACTTGGAAATATTCTGGTGATCGTTGCAGTGTACAAAACTCGAAACCTTAGGACAAGTACTAATTACTACTACGTCAACATGGCCATTTCTGATTTTCTCTCAAGCCTCACCATTTGGCCGCTTTATCTTTCAAACGAGATCATAACGAGCAGAGGAAGTCTGTTTAAAGGGTCTCTGGCCACTGCTGGTTGCAAAGTGGGAGTATTTTTCAGAATGACGTCAGTTATTGTGTCAATACTGAGCCTGGTGTTGATCGCTGTGGATAGATTCATCGCTACCGTGTTCCCATTAAAATCAACGTTGGTCACTGGGAAAGTCAGAACATTTCTGCTGTTTGCGACATGGACGATATCAATGGCATACTGCTTCCCGATGCTGTATTATTCCAGAGCCGAAGACTTTGGTCAAGAAACTTATTGCAAATTTGCATGGAATAGCAGTGCTCTCATGATATATTACATTACTGGTTTGGCGTTGTTTGAGATCGCACCGATTATTGCCATTGTCATTCTTTACTCGCGGGTTATGAGTGTTTTGCAAAAAAGGATTAAACCAGGAACTGGTGCGAGAAACAGCAGTTCTTATCAAAATCGGAGAAATGAGCAAAACCGAAACATTTTGAAGATATTCAAATCAATCGttgttatgtttttcatttctttttctttctttttcgtttatttgATTCTTAAGATGACATTTCCTGAACTTTTCGTCAAAGACAAATGTAAGTGGATTCTTGGGTTCGCTTATTTTGTGTTTCCGTCGCTCAGTTCAGTAATTAAtccaattattttatttgcattcaGCACGAATTTCCGTCAAGCCCTGCGTAAATTGTGGATGTTTTCTCTCGGGAGATTCTTCTGTGgcagaaaagagaaaagtgaaCTAGTTGAAGCTGGTGGCCTTCCAGCAGAAGAAACTGGATTTAAGTCAATGGCGCACTGA
- the LOC131776497 gene encoding bile salt hydrolase/transferase-like yields MSRPVIVKWDNISLDFNRLFVTNACTEFRLTSEDNSVVVGRSMEFFDVGYDLVVEPEQYPHIAIPKKECFVNSQSLLQWKNKYSIAYVNALDLPVATDGFNEAGLSVAANLFVGFAHFQKIPVEKCHMAVSSLQLPLWILGNFGTVQELRDALKKDTFPLVFEFNLPEKVKKILQLHYSIVDASGDAIVIEFTEQGRMVFDNTLGILTNSPPYDFHLMNVRNYVELSKSAHDSLVLGKMTFEATGQGSGLLGIPGDFTPPSRFVRAAVMAHFSDQVQTGKDAVIKAFRILNTVDIPRGTSFDYTVWSVVKDLTTKSLYFRFYDDLTICVLHMNDVKKDKRLKMKMNECIGGFVNIAKDLKLAMVHDEL; encoded by the exons atgtcgagacctgtgatcgtgaaatgggataacatatcATTG gacttcaacaggcTTTTCGTTACAAACGCTTGTACCGAATTCCGCTTGACTTCCGAAGATAACTCGGTGGTCGTCGGTCGGAGTATGGAGTTCTTCGATGTAGGGTATGATCTCGTTGTAGAACCTGAGCAGTATCCTCATATAGCGATTCCTAAGAAAGAATGCTTCGTTAATTCCCAATCGCTTCTACagtggaaaaataaatataGCATTGCATACGTCAACGCTTTGGACTTGCCCGTAGCTACCGATGGTTTTAATGAAGCTGGTCTTTCTGTTGCTGCAAACCTCTTCGTTGGCTTCGCCCATTTCCAGAAAATACCGGTCGAAAAATGCCACATGGCGGTGTCTTCTTTGCAGCTTCCATTGTGGATTCTTGGAAACTTTGGGACAGTTCAGGAATTAAGGGATGCTTTGAAGAAGGACACTTTCCCTCTGGTGTTTGAGTTTAACCTTCCTGAAAAGGTTAAGAAAATCCTTCAGCTTCACTATTCCATCGTGGACGCTTCTGGGGATGCTATCGTTATTGAGTTTACTGAACAGGGGAGAATGGTATTCGACAACACTCTCGGCATCTTAACCAACTCCCCGCCCTATGATTTCCATCTAATGAACGTCCGCAATTATGTTGAACTTTCCAAATCGGCCCATGATTCTCTGGTGTTGGGCAAAATGACGTTCGAAGCTACTGGCCAAGGAAGTGGACTCCTAGGAATACCCGGTGACTTCACACCGCCATCAAGATTTGTACGCGCGGCTGTCATGGCTCATTTTTCCGATCAAGTCCAGACAGGCAAAGACGCAGTTATCAAGGCTTTTCGCATCTTGAATACCGTTGATATACCCCGCGGAACGTCCTTTGATTACACTGTTTGGTCTGTTGTCAAAGACTTGACGACAAAATCGCTTTATTTCCGATTCTACGATGACCTCACCATTTGTGTACTTCACATGAATGACGTCAAGAAAGACAAAaggctgaaaatgaaaatgaatgaatgcaTTGGTGGTTTTGTTAACATAGCCAAAGACCTCAAGCTGGCCATGGTTCATGATGAACTTTAG